The proteins below are encoded in one region of Myxococcales bacterium:
- the uvrA gene encoding excinuclease ABC subunit UvrA encodes MLDEHIRIENARSHNLQGVSCQIPLGQLTVVTGVSGSGKSTLAFDTLYAEGQRRYVTSLSTYARQFLERLPRPEVDFISNLPPAIAIEQAKRVQNARSTVGTASEIVDLLRLLFSKIGETRCLDCDLPARPGGVVPVSERILARHEGERLIIAAPLLALKKETFRERRDRLLASGFTRIVAPEGDVLEVSELTLKSLKAHWSQALLLIDRLVPKSGAERVRLVESVASAFREGGGQVIVFRPGESRSSFRQGFACDRCGMEFMEPTPALFSFNNPLGACDACSGFGRTAELDWERVVPNSRRSIENGAIAPFATPSGKGMQRDLLEACEALGIPVDQPFSELDEDQRTRVFEGDDDVDWYGVRGYFDWLEGRRYRVQARTQIARYRRYETCQKCAGTRISIAAHRVVLGGQNIGDVSRLSISGLIEWLDVLPLSSHQQEMVGRVLELLTARLATSEAVGLGYMNLDRQLRTLSGGEAQRIQLATALGGSLTSVLYVLDEPSIGLHPRDMLQLLSVLRSIRDQGNTVVVVEHALEIVRAADHVIDLGPGGGREGGVLVVEGTVAQVAAHAKSWTGRALRGEFSGKAGEGFGADFETSLTIVGASEHNLAGIDVVVPLGALVAVTGVSGAGKSTLVHSVLVGNLVRGLPAGAVTGGDSRNIERGACERIEGLEHLDRVVVVGQSAVSRSPRSNPATVSKAFEGIRKAFAGTRAAKAEGIGPGWFSFNVVGGRCDECEGTGVVVIDMQFLDDVRVPCEACAGLRYRAEVLELQYAGRSIAEVLALSLDEAVEVFGDHPKIISCLEPMIRVGLGYLSLGQPLSTLSGGEHQRMRLALALAQGADRTLYVLDEPTTGLHPRDVDVLMSCLRELIDAGGSVVVVEHNLEVIVKADHIIDLGPEGGPGGGMLVAQGSPQAVARTQESHTGQALRGILMPDSPLADDTRDGYRSR; translated from the coding sequence GTGCTCGATGAGCACATTCGCATTGAAAACGCGCGCTCACACAATCTGCAGGGTGTCAGCTGCCAGATCCCATTGGGACAGCTCACCGTCGTTACGGGTGTTTCCGGTTCCGGAAAATCGACCCTGGCTTTCGACACCCTGTACGCCGAAGGTCAGCGACGCTACGTCACGTCACTGTCGACGTACGCCCGTCAGTTTCTCGAGCGACTTCCCCGCCCCGAAGTCGACTTCATTTCGAATCTACCTCCGGCGATTGCCATCGAACAGGCAAAGCGGGTTCAGAACGCCCGCTCGACGGTTGGAACCGCGAGCGAGATTGTGGATCTACTGCGGCTACTGTTTTCGAAGATCGGAGAAACCCGTTGCCTCGACTGTGATCTTCCCGCGCGACCGGGGGGTGTGGTCCCGGTCTCGGAACGAATTCTCGCGCGTCACGAGGGCGAGCGCCTGATCATTGCGGCGCCACTGTTGGCGTTGAAGAAAGAGACATTTCGAGAGCGCCGGGATCGTCTGCTCGCATCGGGTTTCACGCGCATCGTGGCGCCTGAGGGTGACGTGCTCGAGGTCTCCGAACTCACCCTGAAGTCGTTGAAGGCCCATTGGAGCCAGGCTCTGTTGTTGATTGACCGCCTGGTTCCCAAGTCGGGCGCTGAACGTGTGCGCCTGGTCGAATCCGTAGCCTCGGCATTTCGCGAGGGAGGCGGTCAGGTCATCGTCTTCCGGCCGGGTGAATCTCGCTCGAGCTTCCGGCAGGGCTTCGCCTGTGATCGCTGTGGCATGGAATTCATGGAGCCCACCCCGGCGCTCTTCTCCTTCAACAACCCGCTGGGCGCGTGCGACGCGTGCAGTGGCTTTGGGCGTACCGCCGAACTGGATTGGGAACGTGTGGTTCCGAACAGCCGGCGCAGCATTGAAAACGGCGCGATTGCTCCGTTCGCCACCCCGAGCGGCAAAGGGATGCAACGCGATCTCCTGGAGGCTTGCGAAGCGCTGGGGATCCCGGTCGATCAACCATTCTCGGAGCTCGACGAAGACCAGCGCACCCGGGTGTTCGAAGGAGACGACGATGTGGATTGGTATGGCGTGCGCGGATACTTCGATTGGCTCGAAGGGCGCCGGTACCGGGTGCAGGCCCGCACCCAGATCGCTCGCTACCGGCGCTATGAAACTTGTCAGAAGTGCGCGGGAACGCGTATTTCAATCGCAGCCCATCGGGTCGTGTTGGGGGGGCAGAACATTGGCGACGTATCTCGTCTCTCCATCTCGGGGCTGATCGAGTGGCTGGATGTGCTCCCGTTGTCGAGTCATCAGCAGGAAATGGTCGGACGAGTTCTCGAACTGTTGACGGCACGACTGGCGACCAGCGAGGCCGTTGGCCTCGGCTACATGAATCTCGATCGACAACTGCGAACGCTTTCGGGGGGCGAGGCGCAGCGAATCCAGCTCGCGACCGCGCTCGGCGGGAGCCTCACCTCCGTGCTCTACGTGCTGGATGAACCGTCGATCGGCCTGCACCCGCGAGACATGTTGCAGTTGCTCAGTGTGCTGCGTTCCATTCGCGATCAGGGCAATACCGTAGTGGTGGTCGAGCACGCCCTGGAAATTGTCAGAGCCGCGGATCACGTGATCGACCTGGGTCCCGGGGGAGGCCGCGAGGGTGGTGTGTTGGTGGTCGAGGGAACCGTGGCGCAGGTAGCCGCGCATGCGAAGTCGTGGACCGGCCGCGCACTGCGGGGAGAGTTTTCGGGCAAGGCTGGCGAGGGTTTTGGCGCCGACTTCGAAACTTCGCTGACGATCGTGGGGGCGAGCGAACACAATCTCGCCGGGATTGATGTCGTCGTTCCGCTGGGTGCCCTCGTCGCGGTCACCGGGGTTTCCGGTGCGGGCAAGTCGACCCTGGTGCATTCGGTGTTGGTCGGCAACCTGGTGCGCGGCTTGCCAGCGGGAGCGGTGACGGGCGGTGACAGCCGCAACATCGAGCGCGGAGCTTGTGAGCGGATCGAAGGGCTCGAGCATCTCGACCGCGTCGTGGTCGTGGGACAGAGCGCTGTGAGTCGCAGTCCCCGATCCAATCCGGCCACGGTCTCGAAGGCATTCGAGGGAATTCGCAAGGCGTTCGCCGGAACCCGCGCGGCGAAAGCGGAGGGCATCGGCCCAGGCTGGTTCTCTTTCAACGTGGTGGGTGGCCGCTGTGATGAGTGCGAAGGAACCGGGGTCGTGGTGATCGACATGCAGTTTCTGGACGATGTTCGGGTGCCGTGCGAGGCGTGCGCGGGATTGCGCTACCGCGCGGAAGTGCTCGAATTGCAGTATGCGGGTCGATCCATCGCTGAAGTGTTGGCGCTTTCCCTCGACGAGGCTGTGGAGGTATTTGGCGATCACCCCAAGATCATCAGCTGCCTGGAACCGATGATCCGGGTCGGGTTGGGTTACCTGTCGCTGGGTCAGCCCCTCTCCACGCTCTCCGGTGGAGAACATCAGAGGATGCGCCTGGCCCTGGCTCTCGCCCAAGGTGCGGACCGAACCCTCTACGTGCTCGACGAACCCACCACGGGGTTGCATCCCCGGGATGTCGATGTGCTGATGAGTTGCCTACGCGAGCTGATCGACGCGGGGGGCAGTGTCGTCGTAGTCGAGCACAATCTCGAAGTGATCGTGAAAGCCGACCACATCATCGATCTCGGGCCAGAGGGTGGCCCCGGAGGGGGCATGCTGGTCGCCCAGGGTTCGCCGCAAGCTGTCGCCCGCACCCAAGAGTCCCACACGGGCCAAGCGCTGAGGGGAATTCTCATGCCCGATTCGCCGTTGGCCGATGACACACGGGATGGCTACCGCTCCCGATAA
- a CDS encoding response regulator: protein MSGDGRRVQDMGFDAYLASPVKRKQLHDVVSMVLGETGMDAATGRRELVTRHLAADQRRSPARILLAEDNRVNQRVAVRMLEKLGYSCEIASDGLAAVSAIETGEYDVVLMDCQMPEMDGFEATAAIRAMEGDRGKMKIIAMTANAVAGDRERCLEAGMDQYLAKPVTLDSLRDALFRALLPGGD from the coding sequence ATGAGTGGAGACGGGCGCCGGGTCCAGGATATGGGCTTCGATGCTTATCTCGCAAGCCCGGTGAAGCGAAAGCAACTCCACGACGTGGTTTCGATGGTGCTTGGGGAAACCGGAATGGACGCGGCGACGGGCAGGCGCGAACTCGTGACCCGACATCTGGCCGCCGATCAACGCCGCTCACCCGCGCGAATCCTGCTGGCCGAGGACAATCGCGTCAATCAACGGGTTGCTGTGCGCATGCTCGAAAAGCTCGGCTACAGCTGTGAGATCGCCAGCGACGGACTTGCGGCGGTTAGCGCAATCGAGACCGGCGAATACGATGTGGTGTTGATGGACTGTCAAATGCCCGAGATGGATGGGTTCGAAGCGACTGCGGCGATCCGGGCCATGGAGGGCGACCGCGGCAAAATGAAGATCATCGCGATGACCGCGAACGCAGTCGCCGGGGATCGCGAGCGTTGTCTCGAGGCCGGGATGGACCAGTATCTGGCAAAGCCCGTGACCCTCGATAGCCTGCGCGATGCGTTGTTTCGGGCACTCCTGCCTGGCGGCGACTGA
- a CDS encoding recombinase family protein — protein MARQKALPLGIYARVSTNEQHVEAQLTELRAYADRRGVEVVEFVDSGVSGRKDKRPALDALLQAAVAHKISGVAIVRLDRLARSVLHLARLGEQFSELGIELVSLRESIDTSTAVGRAMFSMCGIFAELEADLIRDRTIAGIAAARKRGSIIGRPPALTPKQQRRVVRLHSRGHSLRAIAGQLECGLGTVQRTLQASSTG, from the coding sequence ATGGCGAGACAGAAAGCACTACCGCTAGGCATTTATGCGCGAGTCTCAACTAACGAGCAGCACGTCGAGGCCCAGCTAACCGAGCTGCGAGCCTATGCAGATCGGCGTGGCGTCGAGGTTGTCGAGTTCGTCGACAGCGGCGTATCGGGCAGAAAGGACAAGCGGCCAGCACTGGATGCGCTGCTGCAAGCTGCCGTGGCCCATAAAATCTCAGGCGTTGCCATTGTTCGGCTGGATCGGCTAGCCAGATCAGTTTTGCACCTGGCAAGGCTGGGCGAACAGTTCAGCGAGCTCGGCATTGAGTTGGTTTCGCTGCGCGAGTCAATCGACACCAGTACAGCGGTGGGCCGGGCCATGTTCAGCATGTGCGGCATCTTCGCTGAACTAGAAGCTGATCTAATCAGGGACCGCACCATTGCTGGAATCGCCGCCGCTCGTAAGCGTGGCAGCATCATTGGCCGGCCACCAGCATTGACACCAAAACAGCAGCGGCGAGTGGTGCGGCTGCACTCCAGAGGACATTCGCTGCGGGCCATTGCTGGGCAGCTCGAGTGTGGACTGGGCACTGTTCAGCGGACCCTGCAGGCCAGCAGCACCGGTTGA
- a CDS encoding EAL domain-containing protein, giving the protein MATAPDKLDSDEILPAAGAAVPLGRFADSLEHVASQLRHNGAMALVVVDGELLAEIERRFGVDVHRIATERLAALVMEACNACLEPDDLVVWGGVGADEIFVFLFRPRSDDRFYRETLSKIARTIAASIASAGNRIVYPYLREMPSIPIGSSVTIHNPGVSEERQIRETLDHARADAELNARIESRARAQSFLDLVLAEDVTTLYEPIVNVTTREAIGYEALSRGPWDSKLHAPDVLFEMGERTGLIFELDCLCRRKALRGARGLQPGKLLFLNCLPTAIHDPAFRGDVLKQTLEELRLRPSDVVFEISEKESIHNFEIFREARDYYGELGFKVALDDTGVAYGSLEAIMELSPDFIKVDLTLIRGIDTDPPRQELLRALNAVAASINASVIAEGIETSEELATIHNLGISYAQGYLFGHPAPLRKGV; this is encoded by the coding sequence ATGGCTACCGCTCCCGATAAACTAGATTCTGATGAAATCCTTCCCGCGGCTGGGGCCGCAGTCCCGCTGGGTCGCTTTGCCGACTCGCTCGAGCATGTCGCCTCGCAGCTCCGGCACAACGGTGCCATGGCGCTGGTGGTCGTCGACGGCGAACTGCTCGCGGAGATCGAACGCCGATTCGGAGTCGACGTGCATCGGATTGCGACCGAGCGTCTGGCCGCCCTGGTCATGGAAGCCTGCAACGCTTGTCTCGAGCCGGATGATCTGGTGGTCTGGGGCGGGGTGGGGGCAGATGAAATCTTTGTGTTTTTGTTTCGCCCGCGCTCCGATGATCGATTCTATCGGGAGACGCTGAGCAAAATCGCGAGGACGATTGCCGCGAGTATTGCGTCTGCCGGCAATCGGATCGTCTATCCGTATCTTCGCGAAATGCCGAGTATTCCGATCGGCTCCTCCGTCACGATTCACAATCCGGGCGTCAGCGAAGAGCGACAGATTCGCGAAACCCTCGATCACGCCCGGGCAGATGCCGAACTCAACGCGCGAATCGAAAGCCGCGCCCGAGCGCAGAGTTTTCTGGATCTGGTACTCGCCGAAGATGTGACGACGCTATACGAACCGATCGTCAATGTGACGACCCGCGAGGCCATCGGCTACGAGGCGCTGTCCCGGGGACCCTGGGATTCGAAGCTCCACGCTCCAGATGTCTTGTTCGAGATGGGGGAAAGGACCGGGTTGATCTTCGAACTCGATTGCCTCTGTCGTCGCAAGGCGCTGCGCGGCGCGCGTGGGCTGCAACCCGGCAAGCTGTTGTTTTTGAACTGTCTACCGACCGCGATCCACGATCCCGCCTTCCGGGGCGACGTACTCAAGCAGACCCTCGAAGAACTCCGCTTGCGGCCGAGCGACGTGGTCTTCGAAATCTCGGAAAAAGAATCGATCCACAACTTCGAAATCTTTCGCGAAGCGCGGGACTACTACGGCGAACTGGGTTTCAAGGTTGCACTCGACGACACCGGTGTCGCCTATGGGAGCCTGGAGGCCATCATGGAGTTGTCTCCCGACTTCATCAAAGTAGATCTGACGCTGATCCGCGGAATCGATACGGATCCGCCGCGCCAAGAACTGTTGCGCGCCCTCAATGCAGTCGCCGCTTCGATCAACGCCAGCGTCATCGCCGAGGGAATCGAGACGAGCGAGGAACTCGCAACCATTCACAATCTGGGCATCTCCTACGCCCAGGGGTATCTCTTCGGGCATCCCGCGCCCCTTCGAAAAGGCGTTTGA
- the moeB gene encoding molybdopterin-synthase adenylyltransferase MoeB has protein sequence MNRSDPSPPLRPDQFDRYRRHLSLPEMGLEGQQKLLESNVLLIGAGGLGCPLALYLAAAGVGHLGLIDDDVVEASNLQRQVLYQTRDVGRSKVEVAKERIVALNPDVEVTTYHERLTSENALEIFAAYDVIVDGTDNFPTRYLSNDACVLLGKPNVYGSIFRFEGQASVFDARTGPCYRCLFPEPPPAGSVPSCAEGGVLGVLPGIIATIQATETIKLIVGSGKSLSGRLLLYDALAMEFNEFQLKKDPDCPVCGVAPSIVELIDYQGFCGLPNLDETPAVRGVSAAQVAARLEAKEDFLLLDVRDDDEFERARIEGSKLVPLDQLEARLPELLEWKSSPIVVHCHLGGRSEKACRLLMERGFDSVENMEGGIDAWSLTIDPKVSRY, from the coding sequence ATGAACAGGTCTGATCCCTCACCCCCGCTGCGGCCCGACCAGTTCGACCGCTATCGCAGGCATTTGAGCCTGCCGGAGATGGGTCTCGAGGGTCAGCAAAAGCTGCTCGAATCCAATGTGCTGTTGATCGGTGCGGGTGGGCTTGGATGTCCGCTTGCGTTGTATCTCGCCGCCGCCGGAGTTGGGCACCTGGGCCTCATCGACGACGATGTGGTCGAAGCCTCCAATCTCCAACGACAAGTTCTCTACCAGACCCGCGACGTGGGGCGTTCGAAAGTCGAAGTCGCCAAAGAGCGAATTGTCGCGCTGAACCCAGACGTCGAAGTCACGACGTATCATGAACGACTGACCTCCGAGAACGCGCTCGAGATCTTCGCAGCGTACGACGTCATCGTTGACGGCACCGACAACTTCCCGACCCGCTACCTGAGCAACGACGCCTGCGTGTTGCTCGGCAAGCCCAATGTCTACGGCTCGATCTTTCGCTTCGAGGGACAGGCTTCGGTTTTCGACGCGCGCACTGGGCCGTGTTATCGCTGCTTGTTCCCCGAGCCGCCGCCGGCGGGATCGGTTCCTTCCTGTGCCGAAGGGGGAGTGCTGGGGGTTTTGCCGGGGATCATCGCCACGATTCAAGCGACCGAAACGATCAAGCTGATCGTGGGGAGCGGCAAGTCGCTATCCGGCAGGTTGCTGTTGTATGACGCCCTCGCGATGGAATTCAACGAATTTCAATTGAAGAAGGATCCCGATTGCCCGGTCTGCGGCGTGGCTCCGTCGATTGTGGAGTTGATCGACTACCAGGGCTTCTGCGGTCTTCCAAACCTCGACGAAACGCCAGCGGTGCGCGGCGTCAGCGCAGCCCAGGTCGCGGCGCGCCTCGAGGCCAAGGAAGATTTTCTCCTGCTCGACGTGCGCGACGACGACGAGTTTGAGCGGGCCCGGATCGAGGGTTCAAAGCTCGTTCCCCTCGACCAATTGGAGGCCCGGCTCCCGGAGTTGCTCGAATGGAAGTCGAGCCCGATCGTCGTCCATTGTCATTTGGGCGGGCGCAGCGAAAAGGCGTGTCGTTTGTTGATGGAGCGGGGGTTCGACTCCGTCGAAAACATGGAAGGTGGTATCGACGCCTGGTCACTCACCATCGATCCGAAAGTTTCACGTTACTAG
- a CDS encoding sulfatase, with protein sequence MTRHREMISHRIFHASRNLVFAVAFTCAISSSCAREDTSESEPPNVVLISVDSLRPDHLGAYGYPKNTSPRIDKLAAGGAIFANAVSSSSWTLPAHAALFTGLSDSVHGCDDSNRRLDNSRLTLAERFRELGYRTVGFFAGPFLHPTFGLAQGFERYIDCSSYADQSKQVALDSGNLDTAEIVDASHRDVTNPRVVAQVKQWLANYQNDDPQAPFFMFVHLWDVHFDFVPPPPYDTMFDPGYQGTLSGENFFRNPAVNPRMSRADLDHILALYDGEIAWTDHHIGKILDDLAAGDLMDNTIVALVSDHGEEFFEHEGKGHRFTLYDEVIRIPMILWYPKKIPAGTRVEASTSITDIFPTLLDLSGLAASSQPMGRSLVPLINRDSNVMSKLAISELNTLGRNITTFRGVTNKLLLDNDSGRAWTYDLRIDRFEGLGNPVDGHISEWEEDLIAESKQLHRLLVERKQSFPPAHAMPKLSDALVEQLKLLGYLDSEAPETDPAE encoded by the coding sequence ATGACGAGACATAGAGAGATGATCTCACACCGAATATTCCACGCGTCCCGCAACCTCGTGTTTGCCGTAGCCTTTACCTGCGCGATTTCTTCTTCTTGCGCTCGAGAGGACACATCCGAGAGTGAGCCGCCCAATGTCGTATTGATCTCGGTAGACTCCTTGCGCCCCGATCACCTGGGGGCCTACGGATACCCGAAGAACACCAGCCCGCGAATAGACAAACTCGCCGCGGGTGGGGCAATCTTCGCGAACGCTGTGAGCAGCAGCTCGTGGACCCTGCCCGCACACGCGGCGCTGTTTACCGGTCTATCGGACAGCGTGCACGGCTGTGACGACTCGAACCGGCGCCTGGACAACAGCCGCCTCACCCTGGCCGAACGCTTCCGCGAGCTCGGTTATCGGACGGTTGGATTCTTCGCGGGTCCGTTTCTTCATCCAACCTTTGGACTCGCCCAGGGCTTCGAGCGCTACATCGACTGCTCCTCCTACGCGGATCAGAGCAAACAAGTCGCCCTGGATTCCGGAAATCTCGACACCGCCGAGATCGTCGACGCTTCCCATCGCGACGTGACGAACCCTCGGGTCGTAGCGCAGGTCAAGCAATGGCTGGCCAATTACCAGAACGACGACCCCCAAGCGCCATTCTTCATGTTCGTTCATCTATGGGACGTGCACTTTGACTTCGTGCCCCCACCGCCCTACGACACGATGTTCGACCCCGGCTATCAAGGCACTCTCAGCGGCGAGAACTTCTTTCGCAATCCAGCGGTAAATCCGCGCATGTCCCGCGCCGATCTCGATCACATCCTCGCCCTTTACGACGGAGAGATCGCCTGGACGGACCACCACATCGGAAAGATTCTCGACGATCTCGCAGCCGGCGACTTGATGGACAATACCATCGTGGCGCTCGTGTCCGATCACGGGGAAGAGTTCTTCGAGCACGAGGGCAAGGGTCACCGCTTCACGCTCTACGACGAAGTCATTCGCATCCCAATGATTCTCTGGTATCCAAAAAAGATTCCGGCCGGTACCCGGGTCGAGGCTTCGACCAGTATTACCGACATCTTCCCTACCCTGCTCGATCTATCTGGCTTAGCCGCCTCTTCGCAACCCATGGGGCGCAGCCTCGTTCCGCTCATCAACCGCGATTCCAATGTCATGAGCAAGCTCGCGATCAGTGAACTCAATACCCTCGGTCGCAACATCACGACATTTCGTGGCGTAACCAACAAGCTACTCTTGGACAACGACTCGGGGAGGGCCTGGACCTACGATTTGCGTATCGATCGCTTCGAAGGACTCGGCAACCCGGTAGATGGCCACATCTCGGAGTGGGAAGAGGACTTGATCGCCGAATCGAAACAGCTGCATCGCTTGCTGGTAGAACGCAAACAATCGTTTCCACCCGCGCATGCGATGCCCAAGCTCTCCGATGCACTCGTTGAGCAACTAAAACTGCTCGGGTATCTGGACTCCGAAGCTCCCGAAACGGATCCAGCCGAGTGA
- a CDS encoding glycosyltransferase family 39 protein, protein MPDSDTRWWATDPWIAFASGFAVFLLFCGIETLVEFDGYFVKYNMAARQYLDGNLPIVRLTDLSPLYFQLCVLAERWFPGPVLAVDSVGWVQRAAVSASAGLLYLILVPRLSRAWALAGVLIFAFEPHVLVYVRIYEPEIVLVFFLLGCIAAADRRSLRSALWAGVFAGCAIATRPTFLPLFVLLGPVSYGLRGNRGRGLLTRSAAFLLPVILCGILLGLRAERVTGDWSSPVMNPGTVFFEGNHPLSRGISAEYPPIVASMIEVDRSVPVPDEAHVRYRGIARIELERNPSIEDVNAFWAGKALSFIRAEPVRYVKGLADKALRIFRDYRWHDIENADSYASTLPNLDGFFAALCSFALVGMVWELRRWRVNLFFYAYVLAQIGVMLIFYVSARQQIVTVPPLIFFAAAAGRSLLQLRSKAIPWLVVIVPLFVVLLRNGEMVRDELHMIAGRLKAHEIAREIKERTSSTMLASQPELVAQMLAAASWLSREITPGNVGQEDESSLMAAVRVLGQKHDRDFFDEFDLAVLEVEAGALADAQLRLEGLVETGRLAYRGHQQASDPLFYLGRIAGLQGRSEEAVEILHRALERTPGDPYVLAELMVLGGEPKYRAMIQRYYSVSDAQLLLGESYLIHDRADQAIVELKALLRHLPRSRRAGVALAVAYGKAGKLEEGVEVYRDVLKISSTPVIWNEGVSELYRHWAASRQDDLEVQLDAARILYFHGRFREALEMLRATDSQNDPILDMIYKIRTTLSQVPVPTH, encoded by the coding sequence ATGCCCGACTCTGACACTCGCTGGTGGGCCACGGATCCGTGGATTGCATTCGCCTCGGGCTTTGCGGTCTTCTTGCTTTTCTGTGGAATCGAAACGCTGGTCGAGTTCGACGGCTACTTCGTCAAGTACAACATGGCCGCGCGGCAATATCTCGACGGCAACCTGCCCATCGTTCGTCTGACGGATTTGAGCCCACTCTATTTTCAACTCTGTGTGCTCGCCGAGCGATGGTTCCCCGGCCCTGTTCTGGCAGTGGATTCAGTCGGTTGGGTGCAGCGAGCCGCCGTGTCAGCCAGCGCAGGCCTTCTCTATCTCATCTTGGTTCCGCGTCTGTCGCGAGCCTGGGCACTGGCAGGGGTGTTGATTTTTGCCTTCGAACCCCACGTGTTGGTGTACGTGCGAATTTATGAGCCAGAGATCGTGCTCGTTTTCTTTTTACTCGGTTGTATCGCTGCAGCCGATCGACGATCACTCCGGAGCGCACTCTGGGCCGGGGTCTTTGCGGGCTGCGCCATTGCGACTCGACCTACCTTTCTGCCGCTCTTCGTACTGCTCGGGCCCGTATCCTATGGGTTGCGTGGCAATCGGGGACGGGGACTCCTGACGAGATCAGCCGCGTTTCTCTTGCCGGTGATATTGTGTGGGATCCTGCTCGGATTGCGGGCAGAGAGGGTTACCGGCGACTGGTCGAGTCCCGTAATGAACCCGGGCACCGTGTTCTTCGAAGGGAATCATCCTCTTTCTCGGGGAATCAGTGCCGAATATCCGCCCATCGTCGCGAGCATGATCGAGGTGGATCGCAGTGTTCCTGTTCCCGACGAAGCGCACGTTCGCTATCGCGGTATCGCCAGAATTGAACTCGAGCGAAACCCCAGCATTGAGGATGTCAATGCGTTCTGGGCAGGCAAAGCACTGTCGTTCATTCGCGCAGAACCCGTTCGCTACGTCAAGGGTTTGGCGGACAAAGCTTTGAGGATCTTCCGGGATTATCGCTGGCACGATATCGAAAATGCCGACAGCTATGCGTCGACTCTCCCGAATCTCGATGGGTTCTTTGCTGCGCTTTGCAGTTTTGCCCTGGTTGGCATGGTGTGGGAACTCCGGCGTTGGCGAGTGAACTTGTTTTTCTATGCCTATGTCCTCGCGCAGATCGGAGTGATGCTGATTTTCTATGTTTCGGCGCGGCAACAGATCGTCACCGTGCCGCCACTGATTTTCTTTGCGGCAGCGGCTGGGCGATCGCTGTTGCAGCTCCGAAGCAAGGCGATCCCGTGGTTGGTTGTGATCGTGCCACTCTTCGTTGTGTTGCTGAGGAATGGTGAAATGGTGCGGGACGAGCTCCATATGATCGCCGGGAGGTTGAAGGCACACGAGATCGCGCGAGAAATTAAAGAACGTACGTCGTCCACGATGCTGGCGTCGCAGCCCGAACTCGTTGCCCAGATGTTGGCCGCGGCAAGTTGGCTCTCGCGCGAAATCACTCCTGGAAATGTCGGCCAGGAGGATGAAAGCTCGCTGATGGCGGCAGTGCGCGTGCTCGGCCAGAAGCACGATCGAGATTTCTTTGACGAATTTGATCTGGCGGTGCTCGAAGTCGAGGCGGGGGCTCTTGCCGACGCGCAACTGCGCCTCGAGGGCCTGGTCGAGACCGGCCGGCTCGCTTACCGCGGTCACCAGCAGGCTTCTGATCCGCTCTTCTATCTGGGACGAATCGCGGGACTGCAGGGACGCAGCGAGGAAGCGGTCGAAATCTTGCATCGGGCTCTCGAGCGAACACCCGGCGATCCCTATGTGCTGGCGGAGTTGATGGTGCTCGGAGGCGAGCCCAAGTATCGCGCGATGATTCAGCGCTACTACAGCGTCTCTGACGCGCAGCTGTTGTTGGGGGAGTCCTACTTGATTCACGATCGTGCCGATCAGGCGATCGTCGAATTGAAGGCCCTGTTGCGGCATTTGCCTCGATCACGTCGTGCTGGCGTGGCCTTGGCAGTGGCCTATGGGAAGGCGGGCAAGCTCGAAGAGGGGGTAGAGGTTTATCGTGACGTCCTGAAGATCAGTTCAACGCCGGTGATCTGGAATGAAGGCGTGAGCGAACTCTACAGGCACTGGGCTGCGAGTCGGCAGGACGACCTCGAAGTTCAACTCGATGCTGCAAGAATTTTGTATTTTCACGGTCGCTTTCGGGAGGCGTTGGAGATGTTACGCGCGACTGACTCCCAAAACGACCCGATACTGGACATGATCTATAAAATTCGCACCACCTTGTCGCAGGTCCCGGTACCGACCCATTGA